A section of the Triticum dicoccoides isolate Atlit2015 ecotype Zavitan chromosome 7A, WEW_v2.0, whole genome shotgun sequence genome encodes:
- the LOC119328078 gene encoding disease resistance protein RGA4-like: MEFAVAAFSAVAGVAVLKLNGVKGRPNTDARSISADLNSIKATMLDHADHVRPMSFLRAEYFAQLRALACDIEDCIDCFNAKMTTDADFADKIARLKESSKGTTHRIHTFGFIPVQGAAAQEPAAAVPAEIENLQCLMRGKHDGDYLNCLLYFCLFPPNYHVRTKPLMRRWTAEGLVGREQSAISNLDKFMESSIIRSTQKSSNGKVKRCQPTGDTIRQYISQRSMSENFILLCHGASAEMPEGHPRRLSVHPCANVPLNLPESLSDVRTLAVFSTAAGDLDEDVLRFSNYKVLRVLDLKECAHLSDGHIQAIYNQELMKYLSIKSGIIDRVPREIGKLNQLETLDLSGSSNCDDADGIVTVYKEVLLLPKLKHLLGKFQLSRRDFFVWRSDVERFLRANKSVLETLSGFVIGGRNGFQQLLSLMRQLRKVKIWCKSDASQENLGVLSKAIRKSSVMAPERLILSGPCRSTSEHARESSWMK, encoded by the coding sequence ATGGAGTTTGCTGTGGCGGCATTTAGCGCGGTAGCTGGGGTCGCCGTGTTGAAGCTAAACGGCGTGAAGGGGAGGCCGAACACCGATGCTAGGAGCATCAGTGCGGATCTCAACTCGATCAAAGCTACCATGCTAGATCATGCCGACCATGTACGGCCTATGAGTTTCTTGCGGGCAGAATATTTTGCACAACTGAGGGCCTTGGCATGTGACATCGAAGACTGTATAGACTGCTTCAACGCCAAGATGACGACCGATGCTGATTTTGCAGACAAAATTGCCCGACTCAAGGAGAGCTCAAAGGGAACGACTCACCGGATACATACGTTTGGCTTTATTCCTGTACAAGGGGCTGCAGCACAAGAGCCTGCTGCTGCTGTCCCGGCAGAGATTGAGAATCTTCAGTGTTTGATGAGGGGTAAACATGATGGTGATTACCTCAACTGCTTGCTATATTTCTGCTTGTTCCCACCCAATTATCATGTCAGGACTAAGCCCCTCATGAGGAGATGGACGGCGGAAGGGCTAGTAGGAAGAGAACAATCCGCAATCAGCAATTTGGACAAGTTCATGGAGTCCAGTATCATCAGGTCCACCCAGAAAAGCAGCAATGGGAAGGTGAAGAGATGCCAGCCTACTGGCGACACGATTCGTCAGTACATCTCCCAACGGTCCATGTCCGAGAATTTCATACTGTTATGTCACGGTGCGTCTGCCGAAATGCCGGAGGGACACCCTCGCAGGCTATCTGTGCATCCTTGTGCAAATGTTCCACTGAATTTGCCTGAGAGTTTATCTGATGTCCGGACGTTGGCGGTATTCTCTACTGCTGCGGGGGATCTCGATGAAGATGTTCTACGTTTTTCCAATTATAAAGTGCTGCGAGTGCTGGATTTAAAAGAATGTGCTCACCTGAGTGATGGCCATATTCAGGCTATCTACAACCAGGAGCTGATGAAATACCTGAGCATCAAATCAGGCATCATTGATCGGGTTCCAAGGGAAATCGGGAAGCTGAATCAGCTAGAGACACTCGACCTGAGTGGAAGCTCAAATTGTGACGATGCTGATGGAATAGTGACGGTGTACAAAGAAGTCCTCCTGCTTCCCAAACTGAAGCACCTCCTTGGCAAGTTCCAGCTTTCTAGAAGGGATTTCTTTGTTTGGAGATCAGATGTAGAGAGGTTTCTGAGAGCTAATAAGAGTGTGCTGGAGACGCTGTCAGGATTTGTCATCGGTGGGAGAAATGGATTTCAACAGCTGCTGAGTCTTATGCGGCAGTTGCGGAAGGTGAAGATATGGTGCAAATCCGACGCAAGCCAAGAAAACCTGGGAGTTCTTTCAAAGGCCATTAGGAAATCATCGGTGATGGCGCCGGAGCGCCTCATCTTAAGCGGTCCCTGTCGATCGACTTCGGAGCATGCCCGAGAGAGTTCGTGGATGAAATAG